The Zea mays cultivar B73 chromosome 7, Zm-B73-REFERENCE-NAM-5.0, whole genome shotgun sequence DNA segment AAGGCACGTGCCGTTTCTGCGATCAAATCCCCTGAACCCGTCTTTGTTGCGAGTTATGTTATGTTTTTGTACAGGTCTATTACCTTTTTTTATTTGAGTGGTACTGAGATAAGGACTTGTCCCACAGCCGGAAGCATTTGCACTGCGACAGCTCTCTTGCTGCGCGACATGGAAACGAATCGATCGAGCTCGTAAAAACCAATCAGTTCAACCATGTGTTTCATTTCACTTTTTTCAGACATCATAGCTTCAGAGAGAAGATATATATATACCTAAACCTAGTGACAAGGCCATCAGCATCTATGCATCAGTGAATTAGCTGATTTTTGGTGTTATGTGTAATCTAGGCTTTTCCTGTTTGCTTTCTTGATTAGCTGTTTTTTGTGTAATGTGTAATCGCAATTTCTGTCATCTGCTAGTTGCCTGCATCAGTGAATTGTGACTTCAGTTGGTAAAGCCTAACTCATGGTTCAGTTGGTAACTTGCTTGTGGCTTCTATGATGCATGTGCTAGATAAGATTACCATCCCATGTGTGAGTTTAAACTCTATATATACATTAGTTTAAAATAAAACTCAAGCTTATTGTTTTTGCAGATGTATAGTGCTCAGATGGGATCTCCAATGGGACCCCAGTTCACCCGTCCGTCACAATCTGGACAGACCCCAAACACCAACGAAACACAGGTATAGTTTTGTAGTATATTTACTTTCATTTACAATTATAATCATGCATCGTTTTATTTGGTTATAGGGTTCTGAGACCGGACAAGGAAACCCACAGATGGACATTCAGTGGTCGATGCCTCCTAGAGGACAGATTCTTCCTCCTCCACAACCAGGTATGGGATATTGGCCACCACCACCATGGGGATATCCTACACATCCAATGGGGCCTTGGGGACGCCCCCCATGGCCAACACAGCCACTTCCGTCACATGCGGTACGTTCCTGAATTTCAATGCTAGTTGATTTCCTCCTAATTAAATAAACTAAGTCTAGATTGGTTTTATCGTCTAGCTTTAGTCACTATCAAAGGGGGGCCACAGTGCACCATTTTCACCTACCTGGGCTAGTTCTCAATTCTCACCTACCTGAGCTCTTCTGAAATCAAACTACAGATTCAGTGTCTATGAACCTATTTAATTGAGATAGTGACTATGAACCTATCTGAAATCAAACTACAGATTCAGCAGATCTGAAGCCCAGTAGCTCATTCCCTGTTCTTTATTGTTCTTGGATGCCGCTGTGCGATAGATTAGGCGATTTAAAATTGCCAAGAATTTAGTGGTCCTGGGCAGAAGAATCCTGGGCAGCAGGACTGGCACTTGAGCGGCCTGTAGGGCATGTTCTtggtgtacatgtgatttaatgcttTCCTATATTTATTTAGAAAAGGACGCtatgtttatcatgctttcctatatcttggtgtacatgtgatttaatgccagttgtatatttatgagaattttggtttattttgtaggattccggctctcatcaagtgactcctccccctcacgctgactttgcggacagatgtctcaattctagtggtggagctacgaacaacaatccgatgtcctgatcgagagcgatggagctaatgtttgaacttgtgaactaaaaatgACAACTATGGATATGAAcctatgtatttggacttgtgtgaatttgtgaacttatgtatttggacttgtgtgaatttgtgaacttatgtatttggacttgtgtg contains these protein-coding regions:
- the LOC109940805 gene encoding salivary acidic proline-rich phosphoprotein 1/2-like, which produces MMQGMLMQMYSAQMGSPMGPQFTRPSQSGQTPNTNETQGSETGQGNPQMDIQWSMPPRGQILPPPQPGMGYWPPPPWGYPTHPMGPWGRPPWPTQPLPSHAIQQI